Below is a window of Sandaracinaceae bacterium DNA.
ATTCTGGTCAACAAGGACACGCGCGTCGTCGTGCAGGGCATCACCGGCAGCGCCGGCTCCTTCCACGCCGACATGTGCATGGACTACGGCACGCAGATCGTCGCCGGCGCCACGCCGGGCAAGGGCGGTCAGACCTTCAAGGGCGAGACGAGCGGCAAGACCGCGCCCGTCTTCGACACCGTCGAGAACGCGGTGAAGGAGACCGGCGCCGACTGCTCGCTCATCTTCGTGCCGCCCCCGTTCGCGGCCGACGCGATCCTCGAGGCGGTCGCCGCGAAGATTCCGCTCATCATCGCCATCACGGAGGGCATCCCGGTGGCTGACATGCTCCGCGTGCGGAGCGTGCTCGACAACCCGTCGCTCAACCTCGGCGGCAGCCGCCTCATCGGCCCGAACTGCCCCGGCGTGATCACGCCCGACGAGTGCAAGCTCGGCATCATGCCCGGCCACATCCACCAGCGCGGCCGGGTCGGCGTGGTCAGCAAGAGCGGCACGCTCACCTACGAGGCGGTCGGTCAGCTCACGGCGCTCGGCCTCGGCCAGACCACCGCCATCGGCATCGGCGGCGACCCGGTCAACGGCACCGACTTCATCGACGTCCTGAAGCTCTTCCAGGCCGACGACGAGACCGAGGGCGTGATCCTCATCGGCGAGATCGGCGGCTCCGCCGAGGAGAGCGCGGCCGAGTGGATCGCGGAGAACTTCACCAAGCCGGTGGCTGGCTTCATCGCCGGCACCACCGCCCCGCCCGGCAAGCGCATGGGCCACGCCGGCGCCGTCATCAGCGGCGGCAAGGGCACCGCCGAGGCCAAGATCGAAGCCCTCACCAAGGCCGGCGTGAAGGTCGCGCCGACGCCGTCGGACATGGGCACCACCATTCAATCCCTGCTCAGCTGAGAGGAACATTGCACATGAAGACCCCCATCAAGGTCGCGGTGACCGGCGCC
It encodes the following:
- the sucD gene encoding succinate--CoA ligase subunit alpha, with the translated sequence MSILVNKDTRVVVQGITGSAGSFHADMCMDYGTQIVAGATPGKGGQTFKGETSGKTAPVFDTVENAVKETGADCSLIFVPPPFAADAILEAVAAKIPLIIAITEGIPVADMLRVRSVLDNPSLNLGGSRLIGPNCPGVITPDECKLGIMPGHIHQRGRVGVVSKSGTLTYEAVGQLTALGLGQTTAIGIGGDPVNGTDFIDVLKLFQADDETEGVILIGEIGGSAEESAAEWIAENFTKPVAGFIAGTTAPPGKRMGHAGAVISGGKGTAEAKIEALTKAGVKVAPTPSDMGTTIQSLLS